In the Arachis stenosperma cultivar V10309 chromosome 8, arast.V10309.gnm1.PFL2, whole genome shotgun sequence genome, CTAAATGGTAGAATGCCCTTTGACTCCATCTAGGTATAAAGATGAATAGTCGTGGCATAATACTTCATATTTACAATCGTTCCCAAGATTTTGGTTAATTCCACAATCGATGGCTGCGGATGCATATCAACCTTGCAATTAAATAAAGCTACAGCATCTTCAAGATTATCAAATTTGTAAGCGTCTCGTGATGGAAGCGGCTGTGAATGAAGAAGACATAGCCTTGTACGGTGGGCATATGACATAAAAGCAAGTAAGTTCGATGATGGCAGAAGAAAGCGATGGAGTTTAAGGTGCATACCTCGTTGCATACAACATATCCTCTTAACATAAAAACTGATGATACTTCACAAAACACAATTCTCCACTCTATGATTATCAGTATTGCCTGAAACCGTTTAGCTACCTTAAGAATGAAGAAGACGACTTTAGATATTTAATATAATACAACTTTCCTATTCGTATTAAGAATGTTTTAGTGCAAAAAACTGGTTTCACTGAACTGAATTGAAACTGAACTGAAACTATTTtaaataaactaattttttaaataaaaaactgaaCTGAAACCATAGTTTTTATGAAAACCAGTTTATTAAAAACCAGTTTTTatggtttagtttagttttaaaccaaattaaaacttgttttatttaaactccaaaattagtttttacatactctctctctctctctctcctctttctcccctcctctctcccttttctctctttcccctttcttccttctctcccttctctctctctctctctctctctctctctcNNNNNNNNNNTGGTACATTAGACAAAATTGAAGTAACCAAACGACTGGCATTATCACCAAACAATGAGAAATGGAACAAGTTTAGTGAAGAAAAAAGAACTAACTACTCAATTGTGACTCAACAGGTAAAGTCTCCATCACTGCCGCCTCAACAAAAATGTTGTGGTCGAAAGAGCTATATGCCACTTTTCCAATTCTTAGGTATCTGCAAGTTTATCTTTTAACAGTAAGAATGCTTTTTTGTATGTtgaaaataatctaattaaaaGGCTTATGTAGGTAACTTCAGAAATCAACTTAGAAATTGAAAACATTTTCCAACTTAGAACTAACTAATCAATTGAAACAGCTAGTCCAATACCTAAGGCCCAAAGAAAAAGCATTTTCGAACCATGTAGGTCACTTCAGAAATCAACTTGGAAATTAAAACAACTGACCTTATTCCTTGCCATGCATCTAATGATCATTTCCAGAAAAGTTTGTGcctcattctttttcttttatctaTAAGTGACAACATTAGAGAGGTTTTAGTTGTCTTCCCATTGTAAAATCAAGGGCTTCCCTATTCTGATAATCCACCTTTACAAAGATGATCGATTATGTTTTTGACATATGCATGATTTCCTCTGATGAAAAAATGATTGAAAAATCTTCTGTGCATTCTTCTACTCTTCCAGAGTTCTATAAACCATATATAAGTATTTTGTATGTGTACAAATTAGGACAAATATCATCATCAACAATTTGGTTTAATAGTATAATTGCCTTGCCAAGTTGCTGCTTGTCGTATAATGCGTGTAATAATATATTGTAAGTTTCAATATTTGGATCCAAATTCTTGGAACACATATATAGGAAAAGCTTCATGGCTTCATCAAATCTTTTATTCTTGTAATAACCACTAATCAAGATATTGTAACTCCAAACATTTGGAACAAAACTTCTTTCATAGATGAGACTTTTAAATAATGCAATTGCCTCATCAAGATGCTGGTTTTTGCACACGAAATCTAAAAGGATATTATAAGTGTTTACATCAGGGAATGGTTGACCGCAATAATGCATTTTATTAACAATCTCCCATGCAGACGAGATTCTACCAGCTTTGCACAAGCTATCAACTAGAGAATTGTAAGTTACAATGTTTGGAACTATGTTCTTAAGAAACATATCTTTCCTCAAATTCATGGCCTTATCCACTCTGTTAATCTTGCAATAACCTTTAATCAAGATGTTATAACTCCAAACATCAAGCACAACCCCCCCTTTCAATTACCATATCAAATAAGTTTCTTGCATCATCAACTTTATTGTTCAAACAATATCCATTTATCAAAATTGTGTAAGTAATAATGTTTGGTTGCTGGCCCCTTAGAATCATCACATCGCACAAATCGTGGGCTTGTAATAGCATCTCTTCTTTGCATAATGCATCAATTATTATGTTAAAGGTATACACATATAGGCTGATGTCTTTAACAAAAATCTCATTCAGCAATAATCCAGCTTCTTTCCATTGGCTCACATGACAAAAACCATATATTATTGAAGTGTAAGTAACAATATCAGGGGAAATTTCCCGACCAagcatattaaaatataaatccaGTGCATCATTCAAAAGTCCACCTTTGCACAAACCATCAACAACAATATTGTACATTACAAGATTCGCCTTAACAAACTGACCCTCCATTTTCCAAAGCCTTTGGAGAGCAACTCTTGTTTCTCCAGACTTACACAGCCCATTGATTAAGGTTTCGTACATAACTTCATCAAACCAAAATCCTTTTGCAACTATTTTACCATAAATGTAGAGTGCATCCAAAATCTTACCATTAAGATACAACCCCTTCATTAGTGTAGTAAAAGTTACCGCACTTGGCTTAAAACCCTATACAAACTTACCTATTACCAAGAGTGCAAAACCCATCTGACCTGCATGGCCATAACAATTGATCAAGATGTTCAAAGTAACACTAAATGGTAGAATGCCCTTTGACTCCATCTAGGTATAAAGATGAATAGTCGTGGCATAATACTTCATATTTACAATCGTTCCCAAGATTTTGGTTAATTCCACAATCGATGGCTGCGGATGCATATCAACCTTGCAATTAAATAAAGCTACAGCATCTTCAAGATTATCAAATTTGTAAGCGTCTCGTGATGGAAGCGGCTGTGAATGAAGAAGACATAGCCTTGTACGGTGGGCATATGACATAAAAGCAAGTAAGTTCGATGATGGCAGAAGAAAGCGATGGAGTTTAAGGTGCATACCTCGTTGCATACAACATATCCTCTTAACATAAAAACTGATGATACTTCACAAAACACAATTCTCCACTCTATGATTATCAGTATTGCCTGAAACCGTTTAGCTACCTTAAGAATGAAGAAGACGACTTTAGATATTTAATATAATACAACTTTCCTATTCGTATTAAGAATGTTTTAGTGCAAAAAACTGGTTTCACTGAACTGAATTGAAACTGAACTGAAACTATTTtaaataaactaattttttaaataaaaaactgaaCTGAAACCATAGTTTTTATGAAAACCAGTTTATTAAAAACCAGTTTTTatggtttagtttagttttaaaccaaattaaaacttgttttatttaaactccaaaattagtttttacatactctctctctctctctctcctctttctccccctcctctctcccttttctctctttcccctttcttccttctctcccttctctctctctctctctctctctctctctccctctcccttcccatttctcttcctctctcctcctcctcctcctgtctctctctttccctttctttctctctctctccccctcccatctttcttcctctctctctctctctctctctctctccttttccccctctccctctctcccccttccttcatctctctctccctttttctttctctctctcctctccatcctctcgctctctctctccttcccctctttcttcctctcctctctctctccctcccttctctcttcctctctctctctctctctctctctctctcctttttcacttttctctttttctctctcctgttcctctctctccccttcccttctttctctttcatcttctctctctttcttctccatcctctctctctttctcctctttctcccctttctttctctcttttctctttctctctcagcCTTCTCTCACTCTATATccctcttttctctctctctctctccttgttttttccaaaataagagagaaaaagagagaaaaaagagaaaaaaggggaggaggagagatagggaaaagagagagaggggaggaagagagagaggaagaaagagaagggagggagagaaagagtgcaaggggagagagagagaaagtgagagagaaagagagagagagagggtgagaggaggaggagaggaaaggagagagaaggagagagagagatagagagaaagagggataggggagagagagaatgagagaaaGGGATAGAGGGGGGaaaagggagagagaaagaaaagggagggggagaaagagggggaggggggagagagagaaaaggagagagagaaaaggaaaagggagagagagagaggaagaaaaagagagGGGAGGGGCAGaaagaaggagagagagaagaggaagagagagaggggaaggagagagagaaagggagagaaggagagagagagagagaaaagaggaggagagagggagagaagaagagaaaaagaggaagatgggaagaaaagagagaaagggagagagagagagggagggggagagagaggacgaggagagagagggagagaaggagagagagggaaagaaagagaatgtaaaatctaattttatatatgttaagagagagagggagggagagagagagaaggagatagggagagaaagagagaggagtGGGAGAGGAActgagagagagggagagagagagggacaGGGGAGAGAGAGAATAAGAGAAAGGGATAGAGAGTGagaaaagggagagagagagagagagggggagaggAAGACAAAGAGAGGGAGGGGAGAAAGAGgggaaggaggagagagagaaaagaaaaagagagagaggagggagagagagaaaatagGGGGAGTGagggagagaagaagagagaggaataggggaaggagagagagggagagaagggaGATAGAGAGAGGAGGGGGAGAGAAGGAAAGAGAGAAAGGagggagagaagaagagagagagaggagagaggagagagggagaagggaaggagaaagagagagggagagagaagggagagagagagagggggagaggaggagagagagagtgggaaagagagggggagagagagaaaatgtaaaaactaattttttatatgttaaaaattaaaactagtTTTAGCCTATAAACCAGTTTATACTGGTTTTTTCAATTAAaactgattttatttttatgaactGGTTTAAACTGGTGTACTGTATTGTAAACTAGTTTAAAACCAGTTTCTTATATGACAAAGTAATTTGGTTCAGTTTCTAAACCATTTAAAATGATTTAGTACAGTTTCAGTTCAGTTTATGAAAAAACTGAACCATGAACACCCTTAGCAACAACTACAATTCATTGGTCTGAATAGAAATTAAAAGCTAAGTAGTTGccacaaacaaataaataaaaataaaagaatacgCAAAATTAGCACCTTAAAGCGAGAACAGCAGAAATAGAGACAAAGTGGCGAACGCAACAATGGTGAAACCGAAAGCAGAAGCGGAAGTAGAACACGGAAAATAGAAAACTGAAAAGAGTTGCATGTTATTGTTAGGCTTTTGTTTTacaattgttttttttttcattttaaatattttataatcatGCTAGTTactcaaattaattattaatataaaatatatactaaaatataaaaaatatataaaagataagttaaatcacttatacttttatataaaattatatgataactgattttagtatataaataatattttagtataatatatttttctaaatattacatgacattttcaaatctcttctatttcaaaatttttaataattcaatCAAGGTTCTGGGAAGAAAATCGGTTTAATCAGAAACCGATGATAAAAGCAATTCGGTCCACTGTCTATAACCACTAAAGAGAGAATTGCTTGAAAATTACTGAATTGGCCCAGAACCAGCCGGTTGAACCGAACCGGTAACAGGCCGGTTCGGATAAAACAACAttgttttgtttatttgaaaaaaaaaaaaattgaaatacaGATTACAGACCCCGGTTTTCCCCCAACGTGCACTCCCTGAGAGCGAGACCTGAAGCAAATTGAAAGTGCAAAACCTACCTGAAGCAAATTGAAAGTGCAAAACCCTAGCCGCTCATTTCCGCCGCCGTCCCAAGCTCCTCAGCACCGCCGCCGTCCCAAGCTCCTCAGCGCCGCCGCCGTCCCCAGGTCCTCAGCGCCGTCGCTTCTTCCTCTTCCCCGTTTTGCAGAACCCAGATAGCTCAGCACGTCTGTCTTCATCTTCGTTGGCTTCTCTGTTCGTGGCTTGGAGTAGCTCGCCGTCGGGTCGCCACTTGCCGTCGGGTCGCCACTTGCCATCGTCTCGCCTATCGCCTCCTCTCGCCGGTTGCCGTCCGTCGAAGGTTAGTGGCCTCCGCTTCTTCTTTTGAAGTTCTGAAATTGTTGTTCAATCATGGTGGTTCCATTTTTCTTGTAATCTTCTGTAATTGCTTGTTGCTGATGGATCTGTCTTGTGTCTTGTATTTGCTGGTTGCTGATGgctgtaaaatttttttttcaaatttacgGATGGCTGGCTCTGTTAGTCTGATTTAGTGTTTTTCTGTTTTGTAATTGCTGGATTTAGTCTGAAATTTTTGTCAAAAACTTTAATAAAAGCATTAACTTGTTTTACTGTTATCACATTCAAGAACTTTAATAAGAGCATTAAGTTCATCAGTTTGTGCTTTCCATCTCGCTACAAGAGCTGACTGTGAGGAAACAGCGGATTCTAAGCTGACCACTTTGTTGACCAGCTCCTCAATCTTCTCTGCCATTTCTGTCACAGTGAGAGTTGTATGAGAGCCAGCCTCAAAGTGTTCTTTAATCTCCTCCTGTAGTAACTGCACCTCCGGATGATGCTGACTTATTTTTTTAGCATCTTCTTCCAacttttttgtttcaaatttaCTGATTTAGTCTGAAATTTTTGTCCAAATTTACTGATGGCTCTGTTTTGTAATTACTAGTTGCTGATGgctcttaatttttttgttcaaatttaCCGATGGCTTTGTTTTGTAATTGCTGGTTTTGCTGGGTGAAGGTTTAGTGTTTTGGAATGTTTTATAATGTGCTAATGTTTGTAATTGCTGGCTTTGTTTGTTTGTAATTGCTGGGTAAAGGTTTAGTGTTTTGTGATTATTGGTTAATGTTTTGGTTTGTTTATTGCGGAATGCTGTAGGCGAAATTCAGATATGGTCTTGTTGATGATTATTGGTTACTGATTTGAGGTTAGTGGAAAGTTGAGTCTGTGTTACTCTGTTTCAGGGATTTGAGGTTGAATTTGTGATTTGTGATTTCTTGGGTCTTTTGTAATGCTACTGATTTGAGTTTGGAATTTGTGATTACTAATTTACTTATTTGAGGTTAGTGAAAAGTTGAGCCTGTGTTACTCTGTTTCAAGGATTTGAGGTTGAATTTGTGATTTGTGATTGCTTGAGTCTTTTGTAATGCTATTGATTTGAGTTTGGAATTTGTGATTATTGATTAGTGACTTGTTAAGCTGCTGTTGTTGTTATGCACTTATGTTGCTGTTTTGTTATGGACTTATGGCACCAAGTGTTTTGAGTTTTGAATTTGTGATAAGTGATTTGTGATTAGTGATTTGTTAAGCTGCTGTTTTGAATTAATTTAGGCGTGATTATTTGTTATGCTGCTGTTTTGAATTAATTTAGGGATAATTTATGAtgattatttataatttatttattattttattctgaAACGGTTTTTCCAGTTGAACCGGTTAGATCAAAGAACCAGTGAACTAGTAGTTAGAGCGGTTTGATGACCGGTACGGTTTTTCTAACCTTGGTCCGAACCGTGTTTGCTAATAGTTCCCGGTTCGAAccggttttcagaacattgggttgaattattaaaaattttgaaatagaagagatttgaaaatgtcatgtaatatttagaaaaatatattatactaaaatattatttatatactaaaatcagttatcatacaattttttataaaaatataagtgatttaacttatttttaatatatattttatattttagtatatattttatattagtaattaatttgaGTGACTAGCatgattataaaatatttaaaatgaaaaaaaaaatccaattgTGAAACAGAACCCTAACAATAACATGCCTCTCCAGTTCGATTTTGCAACTCTTCTCAGTTCTCTCTTTTCCGTGTTCTGCTTCTGCTTTCGCTTTCGATTTCACCATTGCTGCGTCCGCCACTTTGCCTCTGCTTCTGCTGTTCTCGCTTTAAGGTGCTAATTTTGAGTTTTCTTTGACATTTATTTACTTGTTTGTGGCAACTACTTAGCTTTTAATTTCTATTGAGATCAATGAATTGTAGTTGTTGCGCTAAAACATTCTTAATACAAATATGAAAGTTGTATTGTATTAAATATCTAAAGTCGTCTTCTTCATTCTTAAGGTAGCTAAACGGTTTCAGGCAATACTGATAATCATAGAGTGGAGAATTGTGTTTTGTGAAGTATCATCAGTTTTTATGTTAAGAGGATATGTTGTATGCAACGAGGTATGCACCTTAAACTCCATCGCTTTCTTCTGCCATCATTGAACTTACTTGCTTTTATGCCATATGCCCACCGTACAAGGCTATGTCTTCTTCATTCACAACCGCTTCCATCACGAGACGCTTACAAATTTGATAATGTTGAAGATGCTGTAGCTTTATTTAATTGCAAGGTTGATATGCATCCGCAGCCATCGATTGTGGAATTGACCAAAATCTTGGGAACGATTGTAAAGATGAAGTATTATGCCACGGCTATTCATCTTTATACCCATATGGAGTCAAAGGGCATCCTACCATTTAGTGTTACTTTGAACATCATGATCAATTGTTATGGCCATGCAGGTCAGATGGGTTTTGCACTCTCGGTAATGAGCAAGTTTGTTAAGTGGGGTTTTAAGCCAAGTGCTGTAACTTTTACTACACTAATGAAGGGGTTGTGTCTTAATGGTAAGATTTTGGATGCACTCTACATTTATGGTAAAATAGTTGCAAAAGGATTTTGGTTTGATGAAGTTATGTACGGAACCTTAATCAATGGACTGTGCAAGTCTGGAGAAACAAGAGTTGCTCTTCAAAGGCTTTGGAAAATGGAGGGTCAGTTTGTTAAGCCGAATCTTGTAATGTACAATATTGTTGTTGATGGTTTGTGCAAAGATGGACTTTTGAATGATGCACtggatttatattttaatatgctTGGTCGAGGAATTTCCCCTGATATTGTTACTTACACTTCATTAATATATGGTTTTTGTCATGCGGGCCAATGGAAAGAAGCTGGATTATTGCTGAATGAGATTTTTGTTAAAGACATCAGCCTAGATGTGTATACCTTTAACATAATAATTGATGCATTATGCAAAGAAGAGATGCTATTACAAGCCCACGATTTGTGCGATGTGATGATTCTAAGGGGCCAACAACCAAACATTATTACTTACACAATTTTGATGAATGGATATTGTTTGAACAATAAAGTTGATGAGGCAAGAAACTTATTTGATATGGTAATTGAAAGGGGTGTTGTGCCTGATGTTTGGAGTTATAACATCTTGATTAAAGGTTATTGCAAGATTAACAGAGTGGATGAGGCCATGAATTTGATGAAAGATATGTTTCGTAAGAACATAGTTCCAAACATTGTAACTTACAATACTCTAGTTGATGGCTTGTGCAAAGCTGGTAGAATCTCGTCTGCAAGGGAGATTGTTAATGAAATGCATTATTGCGGTCAACCATTCCCTAATGTAACCACTTATAATATCATTTTAGATTTCGTGTGCAAAAACCAGCATCTTGATGAGGCAATTAGATTATTTAAAAGTCTCATCTTTGAAAGACGTTTTATTCCAAATGTTTGGAGTTACAATATCTTGATTAGTGGTTATTGCAAGAATAAAAGATTAGATGGAGCCATGAATCTTTTACAAGATATGTTCAAGAATTTGGATCCAAATATTGAAACTTACAATATATTGTTACACGCGTTATGCGACAGACAGCAACTTGGCAAGGCAGTTATACTATTAAACCAAATTATTGATGATGATATTTGTCCTAATTTGTACACATACAAAATACTTGTACATGGTTTATAGAACTCTGGAAGAGTAAAATAATGCACAGAAGATTTTTCAATCATTTTTTCATCAGAGAAAATCATgcagatatcaaaaacataatCGATCATCTTTGAAAAGGTGGATCATCAGAATAGGGAAGCCCTTGATTTTACAATGGGAAGACAATTAAAACCTCTAGTGCTGTCACTTCTAGAGAAAAGAAAAACGATGAGGCACAAATTTTTCTGGAAATGATCATTAGATGCATGGCAAGCAATAAGGTCAGTTGTTTTAATTTCCAAGTTGATTTCTGAAGTGACCTACATGATTTGAAAATGCTTTTTCTTTGGGCCTTAGGTATTGGACTAGCTTTTCAATTGCGTAGTTAGTTCTAAGTTGGAAAATGTTTTGATTTCTAAGTTGGTTTCTGAAGTAACCTACATAGGCattttaattagattattttcaACATACAAAAAAGCATTCTTACTGTTAAAAGATAAACTTGCAGATACCTAGGGATTGGAAAAGTGGCGGCATATAGTTCTTTCGACCACAACATTTTTGTTCAGGAGGCAGTGATGGAGACTTTACCTGGTGAGTCCACAATTGAGtagttagtttttttttcttcattaaACTTGTTCCATTTCTCATTGTTTGGTGATAATGCCAGTGGTTTGGTTACTTCAATTTTGTCTGATGTACCAGGCATAACAAAGTACTCTGATTCATCCTTTATGCTTTCTCTCACATCATTGGTGCGCAAACTGAGTACACAAGAGACAGAAACAACTTACTTCGGCAAAAGAAATCCCAGGAATGCTGATTTTGTTGGCAATGTGGATTGTATGTGGCAAACATGTATCAGAAACTGTGCAGCTCGGCAGCGGCACCAACTCTTCGAAAACCTTCTCCACCGGTTCCCACAAAAATGCTTGTTGCGTTCAACAAATTAACGGCATTGCCAAGTGAAGGTAACATATAAAAATTCTCACACCCTTCTAGCAAACCAGCCTCTTGATGTGGAAATTGATGCTGAATTAATTGAATCTGATAACCAGAATCATTGTAACGAGCAAAGGTTTGGGGTTTATGTGATTCTTGGTGCATTTTGTGGGGTTGTGATTACCATGACAACAACATTCTGCTGAAGCAGTATTTTTTGCAATGTCCATCACTCGGATCATGTGACCTTGTGCCTCTAAAAGGAACCCAACGAAATGGAGTTGTGATGTTATGGAATCCATTTTTGTTTTGGTTGATATCGTAACTAGATTTAGTCCATTGAATTTGGGTGGGTTTAATTTGTTTACTTGTGTGACATCTATAACTAACATTCCTTTCTTGGTATGTGTGTCTGCTTTGTTGTTCACCACACTTTatcaatttataattataaagatgGCTAGCAAAATAGTAAAACTACATCCACAAGCTTCGTTGGTGAGACACGTGTTTCTTATGTTATTACAATTCTGTCCTACATATACATTGTTATTTACAACCTCTGTCCTTTTTGTATCTTTCTTTTAACCCATTTGAAGCTGAAAAGGTGAGGGAACTACTTATTTCTGGAATTCTCTCCTGCAATGTTTTGAACTGTTGCAAGGTCCCTTTTTGTCTACTGGATCGAAGGCAGAGGTGGCTTTAGCAATCCCCAAATCACTCTTTCGAGTTCAAATGCTGCTTTGTGATTGGTTTCGTGGTATAAACATGGGATTGCCGAGTAATTATCTTGCAGGTAATTGTTCTAATTTTTGGTTAATAGGATGAAGGGAAGAAGTTTCAGCAATTTTGAGCGCGGATCTTTAAAAATATTTCGAATTTCAATCCTTTTGaatctttctcttttttaacTTTCCTCACCATCACTCTCATAATCACTCTCTCTTCCCCTGAAACCCTTGCCCTTTTTCACTcatctctttttgtttttggttcCCCTTTCTCTCTTCCCTGATCTCATTTGATTAGAGATGGAAATTATCATTAGACTCTTCCCAATTTGTAGGTCAGAGTGATTCCGGAGCAAGATACTATCCCAGAAGAGGTTGCAACCACCGACTAAGAGGGATTTACAGCGACGAGGGTCATACTGAAAAGCCAACCGATGTGGACGGTGGAAGAAGTCAGGAACAGATCTGAGATCAACGTTAGTCTCCTGCTAACAGGAAATGATGGTGAGTCTTCTTCTATACGACACATTCATCACTTTCTCCTTTTACCCCTtttgttttttagttttttccACGGTTTTAGTGGATTGTAATGTGAATTTTGTGTTGAAATGTGAAACTGTGTTGTGCATTTCTTTGGTTCAAGTCAGGCTCACCTTTCCGAAGCAGTGCGAGCTGAGTCATTTTGAGCATACTTTCCAATATTGGTAAGTGGTAACTAAGAGCTTTGTTACACTCTTCTGCTTCTGTAAGAAAAAttaagggggggggggggggggaataTAGAAGGCTCTATGTAAAATATTggtttgagaaaaaaaattatttatttatttattattattattatttgcagGTTTTataagatgaattgaattgtTCAGAATGTAATATTAGACTAGGATTTGTTTGCTTTAACGGATAAGGAAATAAATGAAATTATTGAACTTGAGTGAAATGGTGTTGTTCAAATTCAAACAATGAAATGGAGCAAAATCATTTAAAAGGACTAGCTCTATTCAAACACAAAATCATTTAAAATGACTAGCTCCTATGGAATTTGAAACACAGTGTTGATTCGCTCTTTTCCTGTTTCTGTGATTCTTTTATTAGTCTTTCTgcctctctctctttttttttttatgttctcATTATTTTCCTTATCTTCCCTTTTAGTgttttgataaaccccaattaaATTTTGCTAAGAATATGTTTTAAACTTAAGTTCAATTTCTAATTGGTTTCGTTGAGATGATTACTACTTCTCATACTTGAATTTCATACGTTTTGTATTGCTTTGTGATACATTCCATTATTACAAATGCACAATCACCAGGACAAATTCACTTTCATTGTGAAGGGGACTCTTTTTACAAATCTTTCAGCTTATTTTACGAAATGGGAGAATAGGAGTTGAGGGCTGACAAGGAAAAATTCCGAGTAAGTTAATGATGAGAgggggaagaagaaagggacTGTGCTTTATGTTATAAGTGAAAATTCCTCCAAGAGTatatgaaatatttgcataaaGAGAATTGGTTAAATACCCTTCTAAGGAACTTTGTCCTAacttaattttgtatttttgtttgccaaagttttgaaaataataatttcaaGGATGTTTCAGGTTCATAATGATGATGAGGTAAGGGCATTGTTCATGCTGCTCTCCAATCCAAGCAATTGGTACACTCACATTTTATCAATACCCATCTTTcatttctctctaatttttataaatttggtTTCAATTCTTATTTTTATGATGTTGGATACCCTCAAAGTTGGCAGCTTTTTCCTTTTTGCATTTTGCTCACCAACTGTTTgtaattttgtttcttttgtcAGTGTGTTCAGAA is a window encoding:
- the LOC130944264 gene encoding putative pentatricopeptide repeat-containing protein At1g12700, mitochondrial isoform X2, whose protein sequence is MLYATRLCLLHSQPLPSRDAYKFDNVEDAVALFNCKVDMHPQPSIVELTKILGTIVKMKYYATAIHLYTHMESKGILPFSVTLNIMINCYGHAGQMGFALSVMSKFVKWGFKPSAVTFTTLMKGLCLNGKILDALYIYGKIVAKGFWFDEVMYGTLINGLCKSGETRVALQRLWKMEGQFVKPNLVMYNIVVDGLCKDGLLNDALDLYFNMLGRGISPDIVTYTSLIYGFCHAGQWKEAGLLLNEIFVKDISLDVYTFNIIIDALCKEEMLLQAHDLCDVMILRGQQPNIITYTILMNGYCLNNKVDEARNLFDMVIERGVVPDVWSYNILIKGYCKINRVDEAMNLMKDMFRKNIVPNIVTYNTLVDGLCKAGRISSAREIVNEMHYCGQPFPNVTTYNIILDFVCKNQHLDEAIRLFKSLIFERRFIPNVWSYNILISGYCKNKRLDGAMNLLQDMFKNLDPNIETYNILLHALCDRQQLGKAVILLNQIIDDDICPNLYTYKILVHGL
- the LOC130944264 gene encoding putative pentatricopeptide repeat-containing protein At1g12700, mitochondrial isoform X1, encoding MQRGMHLKLHRFLLPSLNLLAFMPYAHRTRLCLLHSQPLPSRDAYKFDNVEDAVALFNCKVDMHPQPSIVELTKILGTIVKMKYYATAIHLYTHMESKGILPFSVTLNIMINCYGHAGQMGFALSVMSKFVKWGFKPSAVTFTTLMKGLCLNGKILDALYIYGKIVAKGFWFDEVMYGTLINGLCKSGETRVALQRLWKMEGQFVKPNLVMYNIVVDGLCKDGLLNDALDLYFNMLGRGISPDIVTYTSLIYGFCHAGQWKEAGLLLNEIFVKDISLDVYTFNIIIDALCKEEMLLQAHDLCDVMILRGQQPNIITYTILMNGYCLNNKVDEARNLFDMVIERGVVPDVWSYNILIKGYCKINRVDEAMNLMKDMFRKNIVPNIVTYNTLVDGLCKAGRISSAREIVNEMHYCGQPFPNVTTYNIILDFVCKNQHLDEAIRLFKSLIFERRFIPNVWSYNILISGYCKNKRLDGAMNLLQDMFKNLDPNIETYNILLHALCDRQQLGKAVILLNQIIDDDICPNLYTYKILVHGL